A window of the Thermus thermophilus HB8 genome harbors these coding sequences:
- a CDS encoding TRAP transporter small permease, with protein sequence MSRPANVLQRVEEFLAKAFLLASTLIVFAGGVGRFLGHPLDWSIDLATFTFAWAVFLGGDLALRENRHVAVENLLHLLPPGARRWARVGVWLLVALFLALFFVYSLQAAYQTRFRSFQGIPGFSYAWVTLSASAGSLLMLLTALGRLRQALKE encoded by the coding sequence ATGAGCAGACCAGCGAACGTTCTTCAGCGCGTGGAAGAGTTTCTGGCCAAGGCCTTTCTCCTCGCCTCCACCCTCATCGTCTTCGCCGGGGGGGTGGGACGCTTTCTTGGGCATCCCCTGGACTGGTCCATAGACCTGGCCACCTTCACCTTCGCTTGGGCGGTGTTCCTGGGCGGGGACCTCGCCCTCCGGGAGAACCGGCACGTGGCCGTGGAGAACCTCCTCCACCTCCTGCCCCCGGGGGCGAGGCGGTGGGCCAGGGTGGGGGTCTGGCTTCTCGTCGCCCTCTTCCTGGCCCTCTTCTTCGTCTACAGCCTTCAGGCGGCTTACCAGACCCGCTTCCGGAGCTTCCAGGGGATCCCCGGCTTCAGCTACGCCTGGGTCACCTTGAGCGCGAGCGCGGGGAGCCTCCTCATGCTCCTCACCGCCTTAGGGAGGCTCCGCCAGGCCCTAAAGGAGTAG
- a CDS encoding C4-dicarboxylate TRAP transporter substrate-binding protein — translation MKRIAAALAAVLGLALAQTYTLRFNHVLGPNHPYHAGFQAWAERVAQRTGGDLRILVFHSSQLGIEEDIIEQLRQGIPLGQNTDGARLGNYVKELGVFNGPYFVESYEEVEKLASLPVVQGWVERLAKQYGIRVVCFNWVQGYRHFMTNKPVRRPEDLRGLRIRTPPAPVWQESVRALGATPVALPFGEIYSALQQRAIDGAELVYANIPDMSLWEVLRYVNETKHFLLINFQVVGEAWYQRLPANYRQILREECVRAGRETSMRIQQEEARIKQLVQQRGMTIVSDVDLAAFRKAAETAYERLGLKAVRDALYQALRK, via the coding sequence ATGAAGCGGATAGCGGCGGCGTTGGCGGCGGTTTTGGGGCTGGCCTTGGCCCAGACCTACACCCTGCGCTTCAACCACGTCCTGGGCCCCAACCACCCCTACCACGCGGGCTTCCAGGCCTGGGCCGAACGGGTGGCCCAAAGGACGGGCGGGGATCTTCGGATCCTGGTCTTCCACAGCTCCCAGCTGGGCATTGAGGAGGACATCATCGAGCAGCTCCGCCAGGGCATCCCCCTGGGGCAGAACACCGACGGGGCCCGCCTCGGCAACTATGTGAAGGAGCTCGGCGTCTTCAACGGCCCCTATTTTGTAGAGAGCTACGAGGAGGTGGAAAAGCTCGCCAGCCTGCCCGTGGTCCAGGGCTGGGTTGAGCGCCTGGCCAAGCAGTATGGGATCCGGGTGGTCTGCTTCAACTGGGTCCAGGGCTACCGCCACTTCATGACCAATAAGCCCGTGCGCCGGCCCGAGGACCTCAGGGGCCTCAGGATCCGTACCCCGCCCGCTCCCGTCTGGCAGGAGTCCGTGCGGGCCCTGGGCGCGACCCCGGTGGCCCTCCCCTTCGGCGAGATCTACTCTGCCCTCCAGCAGCGGGCCATCGACGGGGCCGAGCTGGTTTACGCCAACATCCCCGACATGAGCCTGTGGGAAGTGCTGAGGTACGTCAACGAGACCAAGCACTTCCTCCTCATCAACTTCCAGGTGGTGGGGGAGGCCTGGTACCAGCGCCTGCCCGCCAACTACCGGCAGATCCTGCGGGAGGAGTGCGTGCGCGCCGGGCGGGAGACCTCCATGCGGATCCAGCAGGAGGAGGCCCGCATCAAGCAGCTCGTCCAGCAGCGGGGCATGACCATCGTGAGCGACGTGGACCTCGCCGCCTTCCGCAAGGCGGCGGAGACCGCCTACGAGCGGCTCGGCCTCAAGGCGGTGCGGGACGCCCTCTACCAGGCCTTGAGGAAGTAG